In Vogesella indigofera, a single window of DNA contains:
- the bioC gene encoding malonyl-ACP O-methyltransferase BioC: MSEAFYTDKDRVRASFERAATSYDSAAVLQREVSDRMAERLDYIKLQPAVILDAGSGTGYGAAMLRQRYPQARVLELDLAHGMLCASREKQRDGQGMLGRLFRRPAPWQLCADVERLPLADHSVDMIWSNLAIQWVNVPDSVFAEFQRVLKPEGMVMFSTLGPDTLTELRAAFGAVDGATHVNQFIDMHDLGDALMHCGFSEPVMDMEKIVMTYDSVREVMHDLKAIGAHNATAGRNRGLMGKHTWQRICDAYETRRRDGQLPATYEVLYGHAWKAQPKKKPTILADGSQVIEFSRSPPKQ; encoded by the coding sequence ATGAGCGAAGCGTTTTACACCGACAAAGACCGCGTTCGCGCCTCGTTCGAGCGGGCGGCCACCAGTTACGACTCCGCCGCGGTGCTGCAGCGCGAGGTGTCCGACCGCATGGCCGAGCGTCTCGACTACATCAAGCTGCAACCGGCGGTGATCCTCGACGCCGGCAGCGGCACCGGCTACGGCGCGGCGATGCTGCGCCAGCGCTATCCGCAGGCGCGGGTGCTGGAGTTGGACCTGGCGCACGGCATGCTGTGTGCGTCGCGCGAGAAGCAGCGCGACGGCCAGGGCATGCTCGGCCGCCTGTTCCGCCGTCCGGCGCCGTGGCAGCTGTGCGCCGATGTCGAGCGCCTGCCGCTGGCCGACCACAGCGTCGACATGATCTGGTCCAATCTGGCGATCCAGTGGGTCAACGTGCCGGACAGCGTGTTCGCCGAATTCCAGCGCGTGCTGAAGCCGGAGGGCATGGTGATGTTCTCGACGCTGGGGCCGGACACGCTGACCGAGCTGCGCGCCGCCTTCGGCGCGGTGGACGGCGCCACCCACGTCAACCAGTTCATCGACATGCACGATCTGGGCGATGCGCTGATGCACTGCGGCTTCTCCGAGCCGGTGATGGACATGGAAAAGATCGTGATGACCTACGACAGCGTGCGCGAGGTGATGCACGATCTGAAGGCGATCGGCGCCCACAATGCAACTGCCGGCCGCAATCGTGGTCTGATGGGCAAGCACACCTGGCAGCGGATCTGCGACGCCTACGAAACCCGGCGCCGCGACGGCCAGCTGCCGGCAACCTACGAAGTGCTGTACGGCCACGCCTGGAAGGCGCAGCCGAAGAAAAAGCCGACCATACTGGCTGACGGCAGTCAGGTGATCGAATTCAGTCGTTCCCCACCCAAGCAGTGA
- the bioH gene encoding pimeloyl-ACP methyl ester esterase BioH — MTLFIESRGRGPDLVLLHGWGLHGGVFERVAANLEADFCLHLVDLPGHGASAAAAHFDAAAIADALAGHFPLPVHLLGWSLGGLIAQHWAAQHPQQVRSLALVATSPRFVRDEAWPHAQARAAIEGVGANLDTAFELTLERFLALQMMGAPAARDTLKALKAQLFAHGRPQGLLPALHCLLHADARALAPTIACPVGLFYGARDAITPSGAGRWLAEQLADATFYDFPQASHAPFLSHETDFVEALRLHLEQHA, encoded by the coding sequence ATGACCCTGTTTATAGAATCCCGCGGCCGTGGCCCGGATCTGGTGCTGCTGCACGGCTGGGGGCTGCACGGCGGCGTGTTCGAGCGCGTTGCGGCCAACCTTGAAGCCGACTTCTGCCTGCACCTGGTGGACCTGCCCGGCCACGGTGCCAGCGCCGCGGCCGCGCACTTTGACGCGGCGGCGATTGCCGACGCGCTCGCCGGCCACTTCCCGCTGCCGGTGCACCTGCTCGGCTGGTCGCTCGGCGGCCTGATCGCGCAGCACTGGGCGGCGCAGCATCCGCAGCAGGTGCGCAGCCTGGCGCTGGTCGCCACCAGCCCGCGCTTCGTGCGCGACGAAGCTTGGCCGCACGCGCAGGCGCGCGCGGCGATCGAGGGCGTCGGCGCCAATCTCGACACCGCGTTCGAGCTGACGCTGGAGCGCTTCCTCGCGCTGCAGATGATGGGCGCGCCGGCGGCACGCGACACGCTGAAGGCGCTGAAGGCGCAGCTGTTTGCCCACGGCCGGCCGCAGGGCCTGCTGCCGGCGCTGCACTGCCTGCTGCATGCCGACGCGCGCGCGCTGGCACCGACCATCGCCTGTCCGGTCGGCCTGTTCTACGGCGCGCGCGACGCGATCACCCCGAGCGGGGCCGGGCGCTGGCTGGCCGAGCAGCTGGCCGACGCCACTTTTTACGACTTTCCCCAGGCTTCGCACGCACCGTTTCTGTCGCATGAAACGGACTTTGTCGAAGCCCTGCGACTACACCTGGAACAGCACGCATGA
- a CDS encoding EAL domain-containing protein, giving the protein MNSTADILFSPEEAAEAALDFLFCWQLPLGASVWGKLGEAWRCLAQRGDVSALPTPQADAPLPPLDAAVCCQVLGSHAQPLGFLFWHGCAASERTAQLALLLTGHLTSASLSNDLSAARVTHHTLLDINRLANESQNVEHFLRRLHRAVSRLMPADNFYIALLDESGNALRFPYFADVMEPRPPRPDEVFPCGGQTLSLTAWLCRQHSFMLLSGAEIDKLCRQQGVVMSGLMPSWWMGVPLLDAASKVVGAVVVQSYDVHQRFDDAAQSAFLFIAHHIASALDRLAHRAELERKVWLRTAELEGINIRLHAEVAERKRTEQLQSVLFRIGDISNTSLSMEAFFVGLHRLLSEFIDASNCMVCLHDSERNELSFPYCSDLYLTDPLPQRPGRGLLEQVLHSGRPLLLAEASGHVLLASDDHDIAVPVSWLGVPLYSGNELRGVLAVQSYEPSVRYSYRDQELLEFVANHIGSALARVQALDDLQRAYADLEQRVLERTNELDAVNAQLQHDSLHDPLTKLPNRSYFSRVLKRNWDQFQLDPTQRFAVVFIDLDRFKLVNDTLGHLAGDHLLTEAGQRIRSCLGYADFLARLGGDEFAVLLSGVDSLEECERLAQSLVGEFERPIMLSGRELFTTVSVGLVLADKEHYSRAEDLLRDADHAMYRTKQRGRHGYTLFNHELRRNQADQLALEAELRHALENRHELVPYYQAIVDSHSGKLAGFETLVRWHHPQRGLIAPGVFLPMAEESGLILKLDRYMIEHACAQLAQWYGSGRIDHAVCLHINLSSAHFHDPGLVGWLQELMQRHALPVGTLHLEITESALIDVPDVAIEVMRQLKERGICLALDDFGTGYSALSYLHRYHFDVLKIDQAFVRDIHCHEESSAIVRAILALAAALGLDVVAEGVETMLQVQTLRQLGCPRLQGYYFARPAPAAELDWPRLAGMQQELAHAGDGLLPSLA; this is encoded by the coding sequence ATGAATAGCACGGCTGATATTCTGTTTTCGCCCGAAGAAGCCGCCGAAGCTGCCCTGGATTTCCTGTTCTGCTGGCAGCTGCCGCTCGGGGCGAGCGTTTGGGGGAAGCTGGGGGAGGCGTGGCGCTGCCTGGCGCAGCGGGGGGATGTGTCCGCCCTGCCGACGCCGCAGGCGGATGCTCCGCTCCCGCCGCTGGATGCTGCCGTCTGCTGCCAAGTACTGGGCAGCCACGCGCAGCCGCTCGGCTTCCTGTTCTGGCATGGCTGCGCCGCCAGCGAGCGCACCGCGCAGCTGGCGTTGCTGCTGACCGGCCACCTGACCAGCGCCAGCCTCAGCAATGACCTGAGCGCGGCGCGCGTCACCCACCATACCCTGCTCGACATCAACCGCCTCGCCAACGAGTCGCAGAATGTCGAGCACTTCCTGCGCCGTCTGCATCGCGCGGTGAGCCGGCTGATGCCGGCCGACAACTTCTATATCGCGTTGCTGGACGAGAGCGGCAACGCACTGCGCTTCCCCTATTTCGCCGACGTGATGGAGCCGCGGCCGCCGCGACCGGACGAGGTATTCCCCTGCGGCGGGCAGACGCTGTCGCTGACCGCCTGGCTGTGCCGCCAGCACTCCTTCATGCTGTTGTCGGGCGCCGAGATCGACAAGCTGTGTCGGCAGCAGGGCGTGGTGATGTCCGGGCTGATGCCGTCGTGGTGGATGGGGGTGCCGCTGCTCGATGCCGCCAGCAAGGTGGTCGGTGCGGTGGTGGTGCAGAGCTACGACGTGCACCAGCGCTTCGACGACGCGGCGCAGAGCGCCTTCCTGTTCATCGCCCACCATATCGCCAGCGCGCTGGACCGGCTGGCGCACCGCGCCGAGCTGGAGCGCAAGGTGTGGCTGCGCACCGCCGAACTGGAAGGCATCAATATCCGCCTGCACGCCGAGGTGGCCGAGCGCAAGCGCACCGAGCAGCTGCAGAGCGTGCTGTTCCGCATCGGCGACATCTCCAATACCAGCCTGTCGATGGAGGCCTTTTTCGTCGGCCTGCACCGGCTGCTGTCCGAATTCATCGACGCCAGCAACTGCATGGTGTGCCTGCACGACAGCGAGCGCAACGAGCTGAGCTTTCCCTATTGTTCCGACCTGTACCTGACCGACCCGCTGCCGCAGCGCCCCGGGCGCGGCCTGCTGGAGCAGGTGCTGCACAGCGGCCGGCCGTTGCTGCTGGCCGAAGCCAGTGGCCATGTGCTGCTGGCCAGCGACGATCACGACATCGCGGTGCCGGTCAGCTGGCTGGGGGTGCCGCTGTACAGCGGCAACGAACTGCGCGGTGTGCTGGCGGTGCAGAGCTACGAGCCGAGCGTGCGCTACTCCTACCGCGACCAGGAACTGCTGGAGTTCGTCGCCAACCACATCGGCAGCGCGCTGGCGCGGGTGCAGGCGCTGGACGACCTGCAGCGCGCCTATGCCGACCTGGAGCAGCGCGTGCTGGAGCGCACCAACGAGCTGGATGCCGTCAACGCCCAGCTGCAGCACGACAGCCTGCACGATCCGCTGACCAAGTTGCCCAACCGCAGCTACTTCTCGCGCGTGCTGAAGCGCAACTGGGACCAGTTCCAGCTCGATCCGACGCAGCGCTTCGCGGTGGTGTTCATCGACCTCGACCGCTTCAAGCTGGTCAACGACACCCTCGGCCATCTTGCCGGCGACCACCTGCTCACCGAGGCCGGGCAGCGCATCCGCAGCTGCCTCGGCTATGCCGATTTCCTGGCCCGCCTCGGCGGCGACGAGTTCGCGGTGCTGCTGTCCGGCGTCGACTCGCTGGAAGAGTGCGAGCGGCTGGCGCAGAGCCTGGTCGGCGAATTCGAGCGTCCGATCATGCTGTCCGGGCGCGAGCTGTTCACCACCGTCAGCGTCGGCCTGGTGCTGGCCGACAAGGAACACTACTCGCGCGCGGAGGACCTGCTGCGCGACGCCGACCACGCGATGTACCGCACCAAGCAGCGCGGTCGCCACGGCTACACCCTGTTCAACCACGAGCTGCGCCGCAACCAGGCCGACCAGCTGGCGCTGGAAGCCGAGCTGCGCCACGCGCTGGAAAACCGTCACGAACTTGTGCCCTACTACCAGGCGATCGTGGACAGCCACAGCGGCAAACTGGCCGGCTTCGAGACGCTGGTGCGCTGGCACCATCCGCAACGCGGCCTGATCGCGCCGGGCGTGTTCCTGCCGATGGCGGAGGAGAGCGGCCTGATCCTGAAGCTGGACCGCTACATGATCGAGCACGCCTGCGCGCAGCTGGCGCAGTGGTACGGCAGCGGCCGCATCGACCACGCGGTGTGCCTGCACATCAACCTGTCCTCGGCGCACTTCCACGATCCGGGGCTGGTCGGCTGGCTGCAGGAGCTGATGCAGCGGCACGCGTTGCCGGTGGGCACGCTGCACCTGGAAATCACCGAAAGCGCGCTGATCGACGTGCCGGACGTGGCGATCGAGGTGATGCGGCAGCTGAAGGAACGCGGCATCTGCCTGGCGCTGGACGACTTCGGCACCGGTTACTCGGCGCTGTCCTACCTGCACCGCTACCACTTCGACGTGCTCAAGATCGACCAGGCCTTCGTGCGCGACATCCACTGCCACGAGGAATCCTCCGCCATCGTGCGCGCCATCCTGGCGCTGGCGGCGGCACTGGGGCTGGACGTGGTGGCGGAAGGGGTGGAAACCATGCTGCAGGTACAGACCTTGCGCCAGCTCGGCTGCCCGCGGCTGCAGGGCTACTACTTTGCGCGGCCGGCTCCGGCGGCGGAGCTGGACTGGCCGCGGCTGGCCGGCATGCAGCAGGAGCTGGCCCACGCCGGCGATGGTTTGCTGCCGTCGCTGGCATGA